The nucleotide window tcCAAGAGACTGCTAACTAAGAGTAACCTCTGAAACTTGCTGCAGCTGGGTTTGTGGGCAAAAATGACCCCAATAAAATAGCAAAGATGTACTGACAATGCATAGCAATGGAAGGGGTGCCTCAGTGCAAGAAAGAGGGCAGTACAGATAACAAATACAATAATAGCAGTTCTTCATGTGCACTACTGAGAtgttccccttccttcccataGGTCGTCTATGTCACAGCCTCCTTGCCATACTGTGTTCTCATCATATACCTCATCAGAGGACTGACACTTCACGGAGCTGTCAACGGGTTGATATACATGTTTACTCCAAAGGTatggaaaaacagcactgaactTTTAGCTAAATGTTATTGGTGACTGAATGTGTAGGTTTTCAAAAGGTGGCAatgctgcctttcttcttcagagtTTTTCCATTGGTAGCCCTGGTGAGATGTCTCAAAGTCcccagcagtgagctgctggtGGCTTCCCTACCGCATCGCCCActcctctttgctttcctgcagagaaggatgcCCTCTAACGCCACTTGCAGTGTACTGCTTCCAAACTGTGCAGTAAACCTGCTAGAACTACGGCCCTGAGCTAAAAGGGGTGTGCAAAGGGACCCAAGCCAGTTCCCTTCACTCCTGGGTGTGGGCGTAACCTCATCAAGGTCGCTGTCCCGGTCCCTGCACTCTCCAAGGGGCGGTACAGTGTGCAgcctcacagccccatcctccTGTCTGGttttgcagctggagcagctgtcCAACCCCAAAACGTGGATCAGCGCCGCCACACAGATCTTCTTCTCACTGGGTCTGGGCTTTGGCAGCCTCATTGCCTTTGCCAGCTACAATGACCCGAGCAACAACTGTGAGCGGCATGCCATCATCGTCTCCTTCATCAACAGCACCACGTCCATATTCGCCAGTATCGTGACTTTCTCCATCTATGGCTTCAAGGCGACATTTAACTACGAAAGCTGCATAAACAAGTAAGAGCTGGgtattttgtttacttctttGCCCCCAGAAGCCATTCCTTGCAAATTAAAGAGGAGGTGAACAAACAACAGCATGCAGCACCAGATTAGGACTGCTCTAGTAAAGGTGATGATGCTGTTTGGACTGGGCTGTCCCCAGGCAGCACTCCCCAACCTCCTTCCCTCACTTGGCCCTGGTAGCTCCATTCCATCTGCAATTGGCACTAAATCTATGCCATCCACCACAGGGTGATCCTGCTGCTGATGAATACTTTCGATCTGGAGGAAGGCTCCTTGACAGCAGACAACCTTAGTGAGATGAAGGACTACCTCATGGCTGCCCACCCACAGGAGTATGCCCAGTTGTCGCCCCAGCTGAAAAACTGCAGCTTAGAAGCTGAGTTAGACACggtaagaatcacagaataattaaggctgaaaaagacctctcagaCCACCTAGTgcaaccaccaacccatccccaccatgtccactgaccacatccctcagtgcacatccccatggttcttgaagacctccagggacggtgactgcaccacctcacttagaagaaatgttttgtaatatccaacctgagcctcccttggtgcaacttgaggccattccctctcatcctactgctgttacctgggagaagaggccaatccccacctcaccacagcctcctttcaggcagctgtggAGAGTgatcaggtctcccctgagaGACCTCTTTTTCAGaggtacactgctggctcatgtgcaGCCAGCTGTCCACTAACACTTCCTGgtccttttcctccatgcagctttccaaAGGGGCCGCTTTGCAGTTTGTCTGGGCTTCAGTCCCCCCTTGCTTGGCACATTCTGCATCCCTGGAGCGTCAAATTGAAAGGCACTACAAGGAATTTGACTTCCCTCCCCAATGAAATTATTCCTTATCATAAGCTTATAGGTAGCCAAGCCCCCAACTCAGTCACTGTCTCCTTCCTGTTGGCAGGCTGTCCAAGGAACTGGGCTGGCATTCATTGTCTACTCAGAAGCCATCAAAAACATGGAGGTGTCTCAGCTGTACTCTGTGCTCTACTTTGCCATGCTGCTAATGCTGGGCATTGGCAGCATGCTGGGCAACATCGCCGCCATCCTTACGCCCCTGACTGACAGCAAGGCCATCACCTCACGCTTCTCTAAGGAAGTGATCTCTGGTAAGTGCCTGCAGTGCGGTACCCTTGGCCACACAGGGAGAGCAGGCATGCATAGCATGGTGTCCCTCAGCATCCCTCTGTCCTCGAGAAGAGAAAGgcgtggaatcacagaattgttaaggttggaatagacctctaagatcatcaagtccaactgtcaacccatcatCTCCATGCCcattaaccatgtccctcagtgccacatccacatggttcttgaacacctccagggatgtgacaaccagctccctgggcagcctgtgccactgctcactgctctctgaatagacttttcctaatatccaactggAATCCAAGTGCAGGACCAAGCACTTGGTCTTGCTGAAGCTCATGCAATTGGCTTCAGCCCATTGATCCATCCTGTCCAGACCCCTCTATAGGGCCTTTCTACCCTCAGAGaaatcaacacttcctcccaacttggtgtcatctacaaacttactaaggatgcactcaatcccctcatccagatAATCAGTCCAGCCCCAATACTGACCACTGGAGAACACTGCTCATTgtgtcaccagctggatttaactccactcACCAGCATCCagctgggctgccagcttctgcaggagaatgctgagAAGGACAGTTACAGCCTGTACTAAAATTTAGGTAAATTACATCCACAGCTCTTCCTCAACCAATGGTCatccagtcatagaaggagatgaggctGGCGTCAGGCAAGACCTGCCTCTTGTGAACCCGTGTTGGCTAGGCCTGGTTCGCTGGCTGTCCCACACATACTGCATGATTGCATTGCACAAAGGGCCAGGAGGAAGGCCAGGACATGTGTAGCAAGTGGCTCAGCAGTTTTGCATACGTCACCAGCATCCCTAGATGTGAAACAGCAGTCAAAAGCAGTAGATGCTCCCAATCAAGCATCACATTTAGCCATCCCACTTTAAAAACTGTTCTACCACTGTTACTGTCAACCAGAATTCAGAGTGCTCCACACAGACAAAAGAGTGTGGGGGGAAGCATttaaaatccatgttttcatcAGGCAGAGAGGAGGGATGAGTGCGAGTAGCTCAGTAATACACACCATGCCCAGGAGCTGCAGTAGCTCACAGCTGAAGAGCCCAGCAGGAACAAGGGACTTGCCAAGGCCATGACAGCACCCAGTTTTCCTCACTCAGTGGTGAGGGTGTGCTGCAACTGTGCAGTAGATTGGCAAATAAAGGATACAGCAGGGCATTTACAAACACGCACATGGGCCATACCTTTGTCAGAGGGCAAAAACTCGCCTCTCTTTTGCAACCCATGGCACTTTGAGATCTGTATCAAGagcaaagaatcacagaacagcttgggttggaagagacatcAAGgatctagttccagcccccctgtcacaggcagggccaccaacctccagctctgatactagaccaggctgcccagggcctcatgCAACCTCatcttaaacacctccagggatggtgttCATGCCTTGCGTGCTGCCATGTTGTTAAGTACTGAAATACAGGCCTGATATATATGGGAAGTCATTCAGTCAGCAGCAGGCACACCCAGGATAAATACCCCCTCACGCAGTTTGATTTCCAGGTACGAGGGCAGGGTCTCTGTTTTATCCACGCAGGTTTTGTGTGTTTCATCAACTGCATCATCGGCCTCATATTCACCATGGAGGCTGGGAACTACTGGTTTGACATATTCAATGACTACGCAGCCACCCTCTCGCTGCTGCTCATCGTGCTGGTAGAAACCATTGCTGTGTGCTACATCTACGGGCTAAGAAGGTAACAGCTCAACACCTCCTTTTTTCTCATGGCCTGAGCCAGGTGGAATGGCTGCAGGCCAGCACTATGAACACCACCTggggctgctttttttctgctaggTTCTGCGCCCAGCAAGGTGATGGGGCCCCTTCATTCCAACCTCACTCTCTAATCCGCATGAAGCAGTTTTTCAGGCAACAGTTCTTTGCTCATTACCCCTCCTGGCCAAGTATGCTCTCCACTCCCTCTgcctgcattttcttccttaggTGCTTCTGAAGTGACACAGATGAGGGTGTGGATTGAACCTACGCAGGAATgtcttgtgtttttgtttctgtttttaaacacagatttgAGAAAGATCTTCACACGATGATTGGACGCAAGCTAAACTGGTACTGGAAAACAATGTGGGCTTTTGCTAGCCCTTTGCTCATTATAAGCCTGTTTATATTTTACCTCACGGACTATATCCTGACAGGAACCCTTCAGTACCAAGCGTGGGATAGCACACAGGTAACacaattgctttgttttaaaacaaacaaacaaaaacacttccaTTAATTCCCTCAAGACCAGAATATCAACttaaaaaacacacattaaatataaaaataataaaaaaagatagtttgaacaaagctgctgctggctttcacAAGCTAAAAGCTTTCAAGATTGgcataaacatttttcttcatggcCAAAACATATTTGAAGAATGCTTAACTGCATATTTATTCCAAAGGAATGACTACTGGGTTAGCAATTGACTCATAACCTTCTGTGGAAATGTTCCTAGCATGCAGAAACAAATTAGGAACTTTTGGAGCCTGCAGAGGGCCTGCCCTGCTGACCGAGTGTCAGCATGAGCCCACAGGCCAAGGAGCAGAATGAAGGCACATGTCCACATGGAGCCACCTCATTAAGAGAAGCAAAtcaaagccaaaaatcacacGTAACAGCTACAGCAGCTCTGTTC belongs to Lagopus muta isolate bLagMut1 chromosome 7, bLagMut1 primary, whole genome shotgun sequence and includes:
- the SLC6A20 gene encoding sodium- and chloride-dependent transporter XTRP3, with the translated sequence MEKARPLWDNPLQFVFACISYAVGLGNVWRFPYLCQMYGGGGFLIPYVIMLIVEGMPLLYLELAVGQRMRKGSIGAWKIISPYLCGVGVASVVVSFFLSMYYNVINAWAFWYLFHSFQDPLPWATCPLNSNRTGYEEECEKTSSTQYFWYRQTLNISPSLETSGNLQWEQALCLTLAWLVVYLCILRGTASTGKVVYVTASLPYCVLIIYLIRGLTLHGAVNGLIYMFTPKLEQLSNPKTWISAATQIFFSLGLGFGSLIAFASYNDPSNNCERHAIIVSFINSTTSIFASIVTFSIYGFKATFNYESCINKVILLLMNTFDLEEGSLTADNLSEMKDYLMAAHPQEYAQLSPQLKNCSLEAELDTAVQGTGLAFIVYSEAIKNMEVSQLYSVLYFAMLLMLGIGSMLGNIAAILTPLTDSKAITSRFSKEVISGFVCFINCIIGLIFTMEAGNYWFDIFNDYAATLSLLLIVLVETIAVCYIYGLRRFEKDLHTMIGRKLNWYWKTMWAFASPLLIISLFIFYLTDYILTGTLQYQAWDSTQGQLVTRDYPSYALAVIGLLVASSTMCIPLGALLTFVRKRLKRERVSTVA